From the genome of Chanos chanos chromosome 5, fChaCha1.1, whole genome shotgun sequence, one region includes:
- the vipr1a gene encoding vasoactive intestinal polypeptide receptor, whose product MDIPKRILVLYLTCSFGPALFAQTCDVTKIVEREKDLCLSQMENITSGCNRTWDFLLCWPSAKVGEIVTKPCPPLFSQTGDQTGNISKTCTAAGWTEINAITIKLNCGYDLNSTADEQNMGEFLRSVRTGYTIGHTVSLISLVVAIVVLCFFRKLHCTRNYIHIHLFMSFILKAVAVIMKDVVLFEMEGPDDCGSVSVGCKAAVVFFQYGVMASFFWLLVEGLYLHALLAVSFFSERKYFWWYILIGWGVPAVFITAWSITKAYLHDVGCWETIRDDNLWWIVKTPILLAILMTLILFVCIIRILWQKINCRDMGRKETNQHLRLAKSTLLLIPLFGINYIIFAFTPDDLQSYIRMVFDLILGSFQGFVVAVLYCFLNGEVQSEIKRKWRRWHMQRFLGSDTKYQQPSLGSNGNNFSTQSTMLNKSSPSTRRASACQYDFTAI is encoded by the exons ATGGATATACCCAAAAGAATCCTCGTATTATATCTAACTTGTTCCTTTGGACCT GCACTGTTTGCTCAAAcgtgtgatgtcacaaagatTGTGGAACGAGAGAAAGACTTGTGTTTGTCCCAAATGGAAAACATTACATCAG gCTGCAATCGCACATGGGATTTCCTTCTATGTTGGCCATCGGCCAAAGTAGGAGAGATTGTCACCAAACCATGCCCACCTTTGTTCAGCCAGACTGGTGACCAGACTG gGAACATATCAAAGACCTGCACCGCTGCTGgctggacagaaataaatgcCATAACCATCAAACTCAACTGTGGCTATGATCTCAATAGCACAGCTGATGAGCAGAACATG GGTGAATTTCTCAGGTCAGTGAGGACTGGATACACCATTGGACACACCGTATCCCTCATATCCCTGGTGGTTgccattgttgttttgtgtttctttag GAAACTACACTGCACGAGGAACTATATccacattcacctgttcatgTCCTTCATACTCAAAGCTGTGGCAGTAATCATGAAGGATGTGGTTCTGTTTGAGATGGAGGGACCAGATGACTGCGGATCTGTATCA GTGGGCTGCAAAGCTGCTGTGGTGTTCTTCCAGTATGGTGTCATGGCCAGCTTCTTTTGGCTACTGGTGGAGGGACTGTACCTCCATGCCCTTTTGGCAGTGTCTTTCTTCTCCGAAAGAAAGTACTTCTGGTGGTatattctgattggctggg GAGTCCCGGCCGTCTTCATCACAGCATGGAGCATCACAAAGGCTTACTTACACGATGTTGG aTGCTGGGAAACGATCAGAGATGACAATCTTTGGTGGATTGTCAAAACACCCATTCTGCTAGCAATACTG aTGACCCTTATTCTCTTCGTTTGCATCATTCGAATACTTTGGCAGAAGATTAATTGTAGAGATATGGGGAGAAAGGAGACAAATCAGCACTT GAGATTGGCGAAATCGACTCTCCTGTTGATTCCGCTCTTTGGAATAAACTACATAATCTTTGCCTTCACTCCTGATGACCTCCAGTCCTACATAAGGATGGTGTTCGACCTCATACTGGGGTCATTTCAG GGTTTCGTGGTGGCTGTACTGTACTGCTTTCTAAATGGAGAG gTTCAGTCGGAGATCAAACGGAAATGGCGCAGGTGGCACATGCAGAGGTTTCTGGGGTCAGACACCAAGTACCAGCAGCCCTCCTTGGGCAGTAACGGCAACAACTTCAGCACCCAGAGCACCATGCTGAATAAAAGCAGCCCTAGTACCAGACGGGCGTCTGCCTGTCAGTACGACTTCACAGCCATCTAA